The following proteins are encoded in a genomic region of Gossypium hirsutum isolate 1008001.06 chromosome D05, Gossypium_hirsutum_v2.1, whole genome shotgun sequence:
- the LOC107959663 gene encoding binding partner of ACD11 1 isoform X2 yields the protein MSIPLDQTNLTLGAVTETSATANWTINASNIRTVKVSNISLAASERDIKEFFSFSGDIQYVEMRRETENAQVAYVTFKDTQGADTAILLTGAKIVDLSVNITPVEDYQLPPEALLSNTEKKPVVADSTVQKAEDMVSTMLAKGFILGKDAINKAKAFDEQHHLTSNASAAVTSFDQKIGLSEKLSIGTAVVNEKMREMDDRFQVSEKTRFALSVAEQKASIAGTAIMSNSYVSTGASWLSNAFTAVARAAEDVGMLTKEKVGKAEEEKKGSVYKERARIIEEFAELHLDESPKAEPSVGLVDSTTDKQA from the exons ATGTCG ATTCCACTGGACCAAACTAATCTTACTCTTGGAGCAGTAACGGAGACAAGTGCTACAGCAAATTGGACTATCAATGCGTCAAAT ATAAGAACAGTTAAGGTCAGTAATATTTCTCTAGCTGCTTCTGAGAGGGATATCAAAGAATTCTTTTCTTTCTCTGGTGATATTCAATATGTTGAAATGCGAAG GGAGACTGAAAATGCTCAAGTTGCTTATGTTACCTTCAAGGATACACAAGGAGCAGATACAGCAATACTATTGACT GGAGCCAAAATAGTTGATCTTTCTGTCAATATCACACCTGTTGAGGATTACCAACTACCCCCTGAAGCTCTCCTGTCAAACACG GAGAAAAAGCCGGTTGTTGCAGATTCTACTGTGCAAAAGGCTGAAGATATGGTGAGCACCATGCTTGCCAAGGGCTTCATCTTGGGAAAGGATGCCATCAACAAGGCAAAAGCATTCGATGAACAGCATCACTTGACATCGAATGCCTCTGCTGCGGTAACTTCATTTGATCAGAAAATCGGTCTGAGCGAAAAGCTAAGCATTGGAACAGCCGTGGTTAACGAAAAGATGAGAGAGATGGACGACCGATTCCAAGTCTCTGAGAAAACAAGGTTTGCCTTATCTGTTGCCGAGCAGAAGGCAAGCATTGCGGGAACTGCGATCATGAGCAACAGCTACGTATCTACAGGAGCTTCATGGCTTTCAAACGCATTCACTGCAGTTGCGAGGGCAGCTGAGGACGTAGGTATGTTGACAAAGGAGAAAGTTGGAAAAGCAGAGGAAGAAAAAAAGGGTTCTGTCTACAAGGAGAGAGCAAGGATCATCGAAGAATTTGCAGAGCTCCATCTTGATGAATCTCCCAAGGCAGAACCTTCAGTAGGTCTAGTTGATTCAACAACCGATAAGCAAGCTTAG
- the LOC107903911 gene encoding small nuclear ribonucleoprotein Sm D2, with protein sequence MSRPMEEDTVKNEEEEFNTGPLSVLMMSVKNNTQVLINCRNNKKLLGRVRAFDRHCNMVLENVREMWTEVPKTGKGKKKAFPVNKDRFISKMFLRGDSVIIVLRNPK encoded by the exons ATGAg TCGACCAATGGAGGAAGAT ACAGTCAAGAACGAGGAAGAGGAATTTAACACTGGGCCACTGTCTGTTCTGATGATGAGTGTGAAAAATAACACCCAG GTTCTCATCAACTGCCGGAACAACAAAAAACTTCTAGGCCGAGTGAGAGCCTTTGATCGTCACTGCAACATGGTTCTTGAAAATGTCAGGGAGATGTGGACTGAG GTGCCAAAAACTGGTAAAGGCAAGAAGAAGGCCTTTCCTGTTAACAAAGACAGATTCATCAGTAAGATGTTCCTTAGGGGGGATTCTGTTATAATTGTTCTTAGAAATCCCAAGTAG
- the LOC107959663 gene encoding binding partner of ACD11 1 isoform X4 has translation MRQMETENAQVAYVTFKDTQGADTAILLTGAKIVDLSVNITPVEDYQLPPEALLSNTEKKPVVADSTVQKAEDMVSTMLAKGFILGKDAINKAKAFDEQHHLTSNASAAVTSFDQKIGLSEKLSIGTAVVNEKMREMDDRFQVSEKTRFALSVAEQKASIAGTAIMSNSYVSTGASWLSNAFTAVARAAEDVGMLTKEKVGKAEEEKKGSVYKERARIIEEFAELHLDESPKAEPSVGLVDSTTDKQA, from the exons ATGCGTCAAAT GGAGACTGAAAATGCTCAAGTTGCTTATGTTACCTTCAAGGATACACAAGGAGCAGATACAGCAATACTATTGACT GGAGCCAAAATAGTTGATCTTTCTGTCAATATCACACCTGTTGAGGATTACCAACTACCCCCTGAAGCTCTCCTGTCAAACACG GAGAAAAAGCCGGTTGTTGCAGATTCTACTGTGCAAAAGGCTGAAGATATGGTGAGCACCATGCTTGCCAAGGGCTTCATCTTGGGAAAGGATGCCATCAACAAGGCAAAAGCATTCGATGAACAGCATCACTTGACATCGAATGCCTCTGCTGCGGTAACTTCATTTGATCAGAAAATCGGTCTGAGCGAAAAGCTAAGCATTGGAACAGCCGTGGTTAACGAAAAGATGAGAGAGATGGACGACCGATTCCAAGTCTCTGAGAAAACAAGGTTTGCCTTATCTGTTGCCGAGCAGAAGGCAAGCATTGCGGGAACTGCGATCATGAGCAACAGCTACGTATCTACAGGAGCTTCATGGCTTTCAAACGCATTCACTGCAGTTGCGAGGGCAGCTGAGGACGTAGGTATGTTGACAAAGGAGAAAGTTGGAAAAGCAGAGGAAGAAAAAAAGGGTTCTGTCTACAAGGAGAGAGCAAGGATCATCGAAGAATTTGCAGAGCTCCATCTTGATGAATCTCCCAAGGCAGAACCTTCAGTAGGTCTAGTTGATTCAACAACCGATAAGCAAGCTTAG
- the LOC107959663 gene encoding binding partner of ACD11 1 isoform X3: MIPLDQTNLTLGAVTETSATANWTINASNIRTVKVSNISLAASERDIKEFFSFSGDIQYVEMRRETENAQVAYVTFKDTQGADTAILLTGAKIVDLSVNITPVEDYQLPPEALLSNTEKKPVVADSTVQKAEDMVSTMLAKGFILGKDAINKAKAFDEQHHLTSNASAAVTSFDQKIGLSEKLSIGTAVVNEKMREMDDRFQVSEKTRFALSVAEQKASIAGTAIMSNSYVSTGASWLSNAFTAVARAAEDVGMLTKEKVGKAEEEKKGSVYKERARIIEEFAELHLDESPKAEPSVGLVDSTTDKQA; this comes from the exons ATG ATTCCACTGGACCAAACTAATCTTACTCTTGGAGCAGTAACGGAGACAAGTGCTACAGCAAATTGGACTATCAATGCGTCAAAT ATAAGAACAGTTAAGGTCAGTAATATTTCTCTAGCTGCTTCTGAGAGGGATATCAAAGAATTCTTTTCTTTCTCTGGTGATATTCAATATGTTGAAATGCGAAG GGAGACTGAAAATGCTCAAGTTGCTTATGTTACCTTCAAGGATACACAAGGAGCAGATACAGCAATACTATTGACT GGAGCCAAAATAGTTGATCTTTCTGTCAATATCACACCTGTTGAGGATTACCAACTACCCCCTGAAGCTCTCCTGTCAAACACG GAGAAAAAGCCGGTTGTTGCAGATTCTACTGTGCAAAAGGCTGAAGATATGGTGAGCACCATGCTTGCCAAGGGCTTCATCTTGGGAAAGGATGCCATCAACAAGGCAAAAGCATTCGATGAACAGCATCACTTGACATCGAATGCCTCTGCTGCGGTAACTTCATTTGATCAGAAAATCGGTCTGAGCGAAAAGCTAAGCATTGGAACAGCCGTGGTTAACGAAAAGATGAGAGAGATGGACGACCGATTCCAAGTCTCTGAGAAAACAAGGTTTGCCTTATCTGTTGCCGAGCAGAAGGCAAGCATTGCGGGAACTGCGATCATGAGCAACAGCTACGTATCTACAGGAGCTTCATGGCTTTCAAACGCATTCACTGCAGTTGCGAGGGCAGCTGAGGACGTAGGTATGTTGACAAAGGAGAAAGTTGGAAAAGCAGAGGAAGAAAAAAAGGGTTCTGTCTACAAGGAGAGAGCAAGGATCATCGAAGAATTTGCAGAGCTCCATCTTGATGAATCTCCCAAGGCAGAACCTTCAGTAGGTCTAGTTGATTCAACAACCGATAAGCAAGCTTAG
- the LOC107903912 gene encoding UDP-glycosyltransferase 74G1, with protein sequence MANGTHVLVLPFPGQGHINPMLQFASRLASKGLKTTLVTTVFISKSIYSDHPIASTSFRTISDGFDEGGFAQAKSPDIYLSTFKSVGSQSLASLIKELGDTGSPVHAVIYDGFMAWALDVAKQLGIRAAVFLTQSCAVNSIHYHVSRGLLKVPAEGSSVWLPGLPELKVWELPSLIYHHGSYPAWFDTIVNQFSNIDEADWVLVNTFYELEKEVVDWMSKIWKLGTIGPTIPSMYLDKRLKYNKDYGLQLLHPNTSACMRWLNTKPNGSVVYVSFGSFAEVGVEQMAEIAWGLIGTNAYFLWVVREPEEPKLPDNFKHMTREKGLIVRWCPQLEVLKHGSVGCFVSHCGYNSVLEALGLGIPMVAMPQWADQATNAKHVEDVWGVGVRALVDEKGIVRRETIKQCINEVIMGGERGNEIKKNSIKWKNLAIKAADHGGSSDKNMDEFVAKITS encoded by the exons ATGGCCAACGGAACTCATGTCCTAGTCCTCCCATTTCCAGGCCAAGGCCATATCAACCCAATGCTTCAGTTCGCCTCACGCTTAGCTTCCAAAGGCCTTAAAACCACATTGGTAACCACTGTTTTCATCTCCAAATCCATTTATTCCGACCACCCAATCGCCTCTACCAGTTTCCGGACAATATCCGATGGCTTCGACGAAGGTGGGTTTGCTCAGGCGAAGTCCCCTGATATTTACCTCTCCACTTTTAAATCCGTTGGTTCACAAAGCTTGGCAAGCTTGATAAAAGAACTGGGGGATACTGGTAGTCCTGTCCATGCCGTCATCTACGACGGATTCATGGCATGGGCGCTGGATGTTGCGAAGCAGTTGGGGATACGAGCGGCGGTGTTTTTGACTCAGTCTTGTGCTGTTAATAGCATACATTACCATGTGAGTCGGGGATTGCTGAAGGTGCCAGCGGAAGGATCTAGTGTTTGGCTTCCAGGGTTGCCGGAGCTTAAAGTTTGGGAGCTACCGTCGTTGATTTATCATCATGGATCTTACCCTGCGTGGTTCGATACCATCGTCAACCAGTTCTCCAACATTGATGAAGCTGATTGGGTTCTTGTTAACACTTTTTACGAACTGGAGAAAGAG GTTGTAGATTGGATGTCAAAAATTTGGAAACTTGGGACAATTGGACCAACCATTCCATCCATGTATTTGGACAAAAGGCTAAAATACAACAAAGATTATGGTCTACAACTCTTACATCCAAACACTAGCGCATGCATGAGATGGCTAAACACTAAACCAAATGGCTCGGTGGTCTATGTCTCATTTGGGAGCTTCGCTGAGGTTGGAGTTGAACAAATGGCTGAGATAGCTTGGGGCTTAATAGGAACCAATGCCTACTTTTTATGGGTTGTGAGAGAACCGGAAGAGCCCAAGCTACCCGATAATTTCAAGCACATGACTCGAGAAAAGGGTTTGATTGTTCGATGGTGCCCTCAATTGGAGGTCCTAAAACACGGGTCTGTAGGTTGTTTTGTGAGCCATTGTGGCTATAATTCGGTGCTTGAGGCATTGGGTTTAGGGATTCCAATGGTGGCAATGCCGCAATGGGCAGACCAAGCCACTAATGCAAAGCATGTTGAAGATGTTTGGGGGGTTGGGGTTAGAGCTTTGGTTGATGAGAAAGGTATTGTGAGAAGAGAGACAATAAAACAGTGCATAAATGAAGTAATAATGGGAGGCGAAAGGGGCAATGAGATTAAGAAGAATTCAATCAAGTGGAAGAATTTGGCTATAAAGGCAGCCGATCATGGTGGAAGTTCGGACAAGAACATGGATGAGTTTGTCGCTAAAATTACATCCTAG
- the LOC107959663 gene encoding binding partner of ACD11 1 isoform X1 has protein sequence MIEKCPSSFMIPLDQTNLTLGAVTETSATANWTINASNIRTVKVSNISLAASERDIKEFFSFSGDIQYVEMRRETENAQVAYVTFKDTQGADTAILLTGAKIVDLSVNITPVEDYQLPPEALLSNTEKKPVVADSTVQKAEDMVSTMLAKGFILGKDAINKAKAFDEQHHLTSNASAAVTSFDQKIGLSEKLSIGTAVVNEKMREMDDRFQVSEKTRFALSVAEQKASIAGTAIMSNSYVSTGASWLSNAFTAVARAAEDVGMLTKEKVGKAEEEKKGSVYKERARIIEEFAELHLDESPKAEPSVGLVDSTTDKQA, from the exons ATGATTGAAAAGTGCCCTTCAAGTTTTATG ATTCCACTGGACCAAACTAATCTTACTCTTGGAGCAGTAACGGAGACAAGTGCTACAGCAAATTGGACTATCAATGCGTCAAAT ATAAGAACAGTTAAGGTCAGTAATATTTCTCTAGCTGCTTCTGAGAGGGATATCAAAGAATTCTTTTCTTTCTCTGGTGATATTCAATATGTTGAAATGCGAAG GGAGACTGAAAATGCTCAAGTTGCTTATGTTACCTTCAAGGATACACAAGGAGCAGATACAGCAATACTATTGACT GGAGCCAAAATAGTTGATCTTTCTGTCAATATCACACCTGTTGAGGATTACCAACTACCCCCTGAAGCTCTCCTGTCAAACACG GAGAAAAAGCCGGTTGTTGCAGATTCTACTGTGCAAAAGGCTGAAGATATGGTGAGCACCATGCTTGCCAAGGGCTTCATCTTGGGAAAGGATGCCATCAACAAGGCAAAAGCATTCGATGAACAGCATCACTTGACATCGAATGCCTCTGCTGCGGTAACTTCATTTGATCAGAAAATCGGTCTGAGCGAAAAGCTAAGCATTGGAACAGCCGTGGTTAACGAAAAGATGAGAGAGATGGACGACCGATTCCAAGTCTCTGAGAAAACAAGGTTTGCCTTATCTGTTGCCGAGCAGAAGGCAAGCATTGCGGGAACTGCGATCATGAGCAACAGCTACGTATCTACAGGAGCTTCATGGCTTTCAAACGCATTCACTGCAGTTGCGAGGGCAGCTGAGGACGTAGGTATGTTGACAAAGGAGAAAGTTGGAAAAGCAGAGGAAGAAAAAAAGGGTTCTGTCTACAAGGAGAGAGCAAGGATCATCGAAGAATTTGCAGAGCTCCATCTTGATGAATCTCCCAAGGCAGAACCTTCAGTAGGTCTAGTTGATTCAACAACCGATAAGCAAGCTTAG